The following DNA comes from Diceros bicornis minor isolate mBicDic1 chromosome 30 unlocalized genomic scaffold, mDicBic1.mat.cur SUPER_30_unloc_2, whole genome shotgun sequence.
agggcctttgcctgttgacatatttaggagacatattggcttcacttactggtatttcctgctccttccccagatttgggaagttctcagctattatttccttgaatagtctctctgttcctttttccctctcttctccctcaggaatgccTATAATACTTATGTTAGATTTTCTAATTGAgtaggatatttcttggagactttcttcatttctttttagtcttaattctctctcctcctccatctggagcatatctgtattcctatcctcgataatgctaattcttccctccgtattgtcagctctgttctttaaagatctcAGACTCTCCTTTATGTCCTctgttgtgttcttcatctctatcaatactgattggtttttctttatgatatcaatctcttttgtgaagaaactccttatcttgttgaattgcttttctgtgttttcatgtatttcgttgagcttttttatgatagctattttgaattctctgtcatttaggttatgaatttctgtgccttcagggttgatttctgggtgcttgtcattttccttctggtatggCAATTTAACGTACTTTTGCAACGTGGTTGCTGTATTCACTGTGTTTTTCCTCAcactggaaatatctggttgcatttTCCCCCTCCTGCCACTGGGTAAGGGTCAAGGGCTGTGAAATCTGAGCGCCCTGTGCTCCGCGGCTGCTGGTGCTCCCTGGCTGCCTGTGCTGTGGCTGCTCTGACTGATCAGCAGAGCTGCAGCATCGGGCATGTGGTTGGGAAGGGTTCTCTCTTTTGTACTCCCAGTCCCTGGGCGGGCTTCTCACTCGCCTCTCATTATCTTCTCTCTTGGGGTCCTCAAATGTTGATGCACCgctgcagcagttctgagtcctctgtgtgggagtttcccactggctgagagagcttgACGGGCTAcagtttccctgcagaaggcAGCCACACCCCCCTTTGTGAGCCTCACAGACCCGAGTCAccgatctgatggggagggggaggatttctccttacctctccccacctcctcggGGGGCCCCAGCATGTCCACTCTCAGATATGCAGCAGTGTGGGACTCTCCAATGTCCCTTTGTGCTGTGTGAGTGACCCTTCTTGGTCTGTAACTGTCTCTTTTATTGTATCCTATCGGAGAAAGagttcactctgccatgatgctgatgtcactccccttttgcccatttttaaattgttttttttttttagagttctaCATTTATCCCtaagtgctttatttatttattttttacaattttaaatgggatctttttttttttttcctgagcaagattctccctgagctgacatctgttgcccattctactttttatgcttgaggaagattaaccctgagataacatctacaCCAATCGTCCTTTATGTTTTTGGATAcgggacacccccacagcataGTTGGTGAGCGGATTAGTTGTGCGCCTTGGATATGAGCCCATCAACCCGGGCCacaaaagcagagcacacagaactttaaccactcagccatcaGGCCAGGCCctaaattgggttttttgtcttttgttgttgagttgtagaatttctttatacagtctggatattaaccctttatcagttgTATGACTTGCAAATCTTTCCACCCATTCCATagcttgcctttttactctgttgattgtgtcctttgatgcacataagtttttaatttttatatagtccacttatctattttggtttttgttgccttgcttttggtttcatatccaagaaatcattgacaAGACACGTGTGACGATGTTTtcctctcatgttttcttctaagagtcttatagttttagttcttatgatTAGGcttttgatccattttcagttaattttttatatgatgtAAAGTAAgggcccaacttcattcttctgtgtGACATAGCCAGTttgtccaacaccatttgttgaagagactgtcctttcctattGAGTGGGCTTGACATCCTTGTGAAAgattatttgaccatatatgcaaaggtttatttcggggctctatattctatttcattggcctgtatgtctgtctttatgccagtactgcacagTTTTGATTAATACAGCTTTGTcgtaagtttttaaatcaagaagTTTTAGgcctcagctctgttctttttcaagattgtcttggctgtttggagccccttgagattccatgtggatTTCAGGGTGGATTCTTTTATCTCTGCAAACACTGTCAGGATTTTATAAGATTTGCATTAAATTTGGAGATCACTTTGGGTGGtgttgacatctttacaatacaaagtcttcctatccatgaacatagatgtctttctgtgtatttgttgctgctttaatttatttcagatacattttgtagttttcattgtacacgtCTTTGCCTTCTTGgataattttattcctttatattttattatttttggtgctattgtaaatggattgttttctcaatttcctttttaattgtttattgttaatgtatagaaatataactgaattttgtacagtcatgtaaatttttaaagtagacattatatacagatggaaaagtcTCCAGGACACACtgttaaataaaagcaaatgcatACTACAAAATAATTCAGTGAGATCCAACTTATGTAAATAaacttatatatacatttatatactatTCCTGTATATAatgatcttctttttttccccatttaccCTGGGGTACATTATTCTTTCCTTGGAAAAGGAGCTTTCTCCTCCTCTATGCCTATGCTTCAGTCATTTTCTCCTAGGAAGCATTTTCACTTGCTTTGTATCTTGTGTTCTCAGCTTATCTATAATTTAGGTCAACCATGGGCCAAAGGCACTTAACCTtggtttaaaatttataatttccacATTTATGAGGGGAATGTTTCTTTAAATAGACTTTTGAAAATAAGATATAACAATCAGTAGCTGCttttaaacaaatgtaaaatgcagGCACAGGGCCCCCTGAGAAAGGGCAGtagaggaggagtgaggggaaaGGAGAGTTACACTCACTGTGACGAGCCGATCTGTGGTATTATGTTCATGCTGGAATCATCTGTGTTGATAAAAGGGTCTGACTGGGCATTCTCTGGGGCCATTTTGTTCATCCAGGTTTCTGAAATCTGGGATGAGAGGCCGCGATCAGCTTGGTCTTGTGATATGTTCATGCTGGAATCACCCATGTGGATAAAGAAGTGGGTCTGGGCGTTTACGTCGTCCCTCTGTTTTTCAGGGCACCAGAGGGCTGCACTAATAGGTCTATCATGAATCCACTTCGAGTGCCCGTTTTCAGTCCAGCTTGATGTGTCTCTCTCTGCAAGTGAGATTCTCTAGTATATCTCAACAGAAATTTCAAACTTTGTGATTAGTTGTCTTATTCTCATATaaagaacacaattttttttctttaatgattagaGCTATTAGATTTGCTCATAACCTTGGTAGCTGAAATACTTTCTAGGCTGAGTTCAGTTTTGAACTTTGTCTCACTCTGCTTTGTTTCTGTGTATATTCCGATATATAGGAATAAAGATGCAAGATTCTGAATTATAGTGTCTGACAGACTAGTCCCCAAGATTGTGTGTTCCAAATGTTAATTTCTCATGTACTTAGTAGTTAGCTCTGTGCTCATCTTTGTTAGAAACTCGTGCCTATTGCCAACAGTAAGGGGGTAGGTAAGTAAAATATGATTTGTCCATATCCAGTCTAGAGAATCGAGCAGctactaaaaattataatttgaagatGATGTAACAGCTTGGAAAAATGCATATCATCTAATCTAAGTGGAAAAGTAAACCTAAAAAAGGAGGTTATGTATTAGTAAATGAATCATAAttgcaatgttaaaaaaaatttaatggaaaaaaatctggaaggaaGTATTCCAGAATTCTACTAGTGATTGTGTGAAGTTAGTGTCattagattatttttcttctttttctttttttttctaatgaaaatatagattattatAACAACTTTTTCAAACATCTGTGGCCAACATGGAGCTGAGTGTTTTTACTGGGGTAGTGTAGGATTATATGGTGATACCGTAATTTCATACCTATGCTTGTAATGTCAGTTTTGTCTCCTTTTACCACACAGTCCATGTATTCTGTTACCTCTGGTTCGGCCTTATTTATGGATAAATGAGTTGACATGAGGTGTTTTTCTTAAGCAGTGTGTGGAAAgtgtaaattaagaaaacatgtaTTATGCTACTATGATATGAAATATGTTTCTAACAAAACTCTTTTGCCTTCTTATATATCataaaactctgaaaataaagatttgttgggAGTAGGGAAGAGGTTACAATTTCCAgcttttgaaggaaagaaagagggggagagTTTAAGGTGGCTCACTCCTTCACAAAGTCAGGTTAACCTGTCAGACGTGAAGGTGAGTGTGGGTCATCTGTAGCTGTCCAGGTAGCTCTTCTCAGTACACAGGCACAAGAGCACAAACTCTGGAGTCAGAGCACTGGGCTCAGAGAATGACTCTACGTCTCTGAGTGACTGTGGGCAAATGACCTGTCCTCTCTCGgattcagtctcctcacctgtcaaatggagataataatagtacctaactcATAAGGTtatagtgaagattaaatgtgtcAGTATATgaaaatagtgcctggtacataataagtaatatgtgttggctattttgttattattaaaactaagaaattctTCTCTAATGTATTTATATTTGAGATGGTTGACATAGATAGAAAGCAGAATTTGGAAGCCAAAAAAACCCAAGTGTTGATTGCAGATGTTGATAATGAGCTGattgaacaacagagaaaaatattttctttgatacaGGAGAAAAAAGAGCTGCGACAAATGTTAGAGTGTGTTACCGCAGAAAAGGAGCAACTGAAGACTGACCTGAGGGAGAGTACTGACAGGGTGAGTTCAGCACCGGGTACTTGGTAGTGTGTTTTTATCTTTGTGTCTCCGGTttttacaactttattgaggtatcgtTTACACGCAATAAATGTATCTGCTGCAATTGTCAAGTCtgatgacttttgacaaatgtgtcCCCTTATGTACTGTCCAccccagtcaagatacagaacacttcCACCCACAAGAAGTTCCCTCACACCTCCACCTGTCAATCCTCACCTCACCCTCTGCCCCGTAGAGTCACTATCCTGATGTTTCTCCACCTCAGATCACCATGTCTCTTCTAGAACTTCACACAAATAGAACCACACAGCATGTGCTCTTCTGTGTCTCACTTCTTTCTACAtgcctttttattgctgggtactATTCCATGGTATGAATGGGCCACAGTTTGCTTAGTTTTTCTCctattgttggaaatttgattcattgcCGCTATTTGACtcttgaataaagctgctgtaaacattcttatACTAATCTTTTTATGAAcgcatattttttatttctctagggtAAGTATCTGAATGGAATAGCTGTGTCATAGGGACATGTATATTTAACTTGATGAGAGTTTACTAGACTcaattccaaagtagttgtaccattttaattctcaTCAGCAAATTAAGGGAATTCTGatggctccacatcctcactaaagcTTCATATTATTGGTGTTTTTAATTCTAAGCATTTCTATTGGGTGTAACCTCATTGTTTTAAATTGCCTTTCCCCAATGACTAAAGATATTGGTCAtcattcatgtgcttattgtgTATCTTTCTATAAACTCTCTGTTCTCTCAGTGATGTGTTGTATAGGTTTCAGTGTACGGGTCTTGTACGTATTTTGTTAATTTGTTCCTAAATGTTTCTCTTGTATTTATGCTGTTGTAGTTTTCTCTAATTTCATGTTTGCTTGTTGTTAATATTTGCCAGTATCTTCAAACCTACTTtaggctttatttttatatttaagggCAATATAATGTGTAATAGatagaaattaatattttgaaaagtttgcTGTGGATCACAGTAGAACTTGACCTTTTGTGTAATTTTTCATGTCTCTTGGGATTGTCTGTTTGCTCAAAAGATATGAATGTAAATAAGAATACAGACAAAGGTCATATTCTCTTCTCAATCTCTGGCTTGTAATGTTTTTTGGTCTTGATACTGGAGAATGtcactttttaaagataataagtAAGATTAGCCCAAGTCATGCTAGCAAAGGACAGTTGCTATTTCGAGCTTGCTCAAAATCAATGCCCCAAAACAAGCCATCCCAGTGTATGAAAAGCCCATAGCTAGAGTCTCATCATCAGTCGATGAAAGTGTAGAGATGGTCTCTTTTGGCTTAGGGGTAGAAAACAAGCAAACCTCTCATGATAGAATGTTAGATCCAGTTCTAATTCTCATGCTGCGAATGTACATTGAGCAATAAAGAAACAGCATAAGAAAGCAGAGTCTTGGCATTTACATGATTAAAATAAAGACTTATGTTCTTTTTCAATAGGTCTTTTCCAATATACTTTGCCATTATTCCTCCATTTTCAGGCTGAGGTAAATGCTGATTTTTATCTGATTTCTTAAATGTAACctagtatttattttaatgtcaactttaaaaaattttaggccACTGAAAACCAGGAAGAATTAAGAATTCTTGGAGGTGAGCTTAAAAAGCAACAAGAGATAGTTGTACAAGAAAAGAACCATACCATAAAGAAAGAGGAAGTGCTTTATAGGACCTGTGAGAAACTGGCAGAAGCTGaagaaaagctaaaggaaaaGGTGAATTTTTAAAGTTACCTTCCTGGCCATATTTCCTGACTAAACTTTTTTTGGTAATAAATTTTTATCCCAGTAGACCTAAATTCCAGAAATAGCATATGCCTCCCAGATGGTCAGATCTCACTGCTAATGTTTTGGACAGTTTCAGCTCACACGAAGATGTTGCTGTTGTCCTTTGTGAGGATTACATTATCCTGGAGTCTTTAGATGAGAGGGGGGCCTTGGTTCATCTAAACTACTCATGATATATTCActcatcagatatttattgagcaatgccATGGGCCAGGCTCTGCTCTGGGTGCTTGAGATACATTAGTCAATAAAACAAAGCCCCTGCCCTTATAGACCTGTATTAGGCATTCTCTAAAATGTAAGATTTGTCACTATTGCCATCCCTTAGATGTTTGCAATTTCCTGAATCATTTCCTTAATGGAAGTAAGGTGCTGTCATAGTATATTTGCATAAGAGCTAAGACTCTTGTAACATTTGTACTGCTCCAGTAATTCTAAAAGTCACCCACTGagatctttctatttcttctaagaACAGTACCACTTGCATTATAAATAATACATTGCTGTTTCCATTGTGCTTCTGTTGAATGATGCTTTCTTAACATGGGTTCTCGTAATTCTCATCCCTTTGACTATAACCTAACTGAATTTACTGAAACCTCCTGTCTATTTCATTCTCCTCctaaagaagtaaaatcaataGCCTTATGTAAAAGTTAATGCCTCAATGTTTGTGTGGGCCACCCCCTAAAGACCTTGttggaagtaaaaataaattatccaaaaagattttaagagatgAGGAATTACAGTTTGACAGCTACATCTGTATATTTagtcagtttctttttaaatttttctcatattCACTTTGCCTCCTTGATTTACCTAGTGACTCTATGCTAGTTTCTTAGGACTTCTGTGTCAAATTACCATAAATTCGGTGGcttaaaaacagcagaaatttattctgccaCATTTCCGGATCCTGGAAGTCCAAAACCAAGATGTCGGAAGACCTTGCTGCCTCCGAAGGCTCTAGAGAAGGGTCCTTCTTGGCCTCTTGCTATCCTTGGCTCCCAGCTGTCCtcggtattccttggcttgtagctcattcactcccatctctgtctccatcttcacatgatcttctctgtgtctctgcgtGTCCTTTCctatctcttataaggacactctcattggatttagggcccaccctagtccAGTTAAGAGAGCCTCTCATTCCTTAagaaattacatctgcaaaaaccctatttccaaataagatcacattcggTTGTTATCTGAGTAACTGACAGTTTGAATCGGGTCGTTTGTGTAAAGAAACAGGATATGAATTAGCCTAAAATTGAAGACAAGTAAAGATTTGTCTTTACTTGCCTTAATTAATTTAGAAACTATTATTTAGCTTTCTATCAATATCTgtctatatcataatttattgtaTGATTATCTCAAGATCCAAGAACTTCAGGAGAAAGAACATCAACTTCTTAAGGCAAAAAATGATCTCAGGGAAAATGCGCATCAAACAGAGCAATTTAGGAAGCAATTAGAGGTCCAGAATTCAGCCCTGGAAAGTATAGAAGCAGAGAAGTTCAGGTTGACTCAGAAATATCTTGAAAaccttgaagaaataaaacttgttaCTAAGGAAAGAGATGGCCTCAGAAGAGTGGAGGAAACCCTCAAAATGGAGCGAGACCAGCTCAGTGAAAGCCTGAGAGAGCTGGAAGCTAAAGTAAGTTACACTCATTCCCCACCCTAGTGAGGAGACATGGGGTTTTCTGACAGCAGTGAGCCTTCTTTGAAATGAGGGGTACTGTTAGTGTGCGAGAACTGATATACCATTTAGGCACATAGTTTGgtattcttgaaaattttaaattctgcaaCCATTATTTCCTTTATAGACTTTATCCTATATGTACACTTAATCAATTgttaagataaatatatatttatgtttatacacacatacagaaatacaCACCACAAGGTTGTTCACTGTAGcaatttgtaataaaaaatgggaaacaatctaaatgtccatcagaagGAAACTGGGTAAACACAAGCACTATGTCAGAATACTATGCAGCACATAATAAAACCATGGAATAGATTTGCACGTCCTAAGATGGAAGCCCAAAATAACCCTTAGAGGGAAAAGCAAGCTGTAGAATAGTACGTATGTAATATGTTTGCCTTTGGGAATTAAGAGTTGGTTGTGGGGAGATAGGGACGGGGGGATAAGCTTGTAACTTTCTAACAACAAAGATGTAGATTAAGAagtaatagttttattatttttactaagaaaatatatcattttcattaagaaaatactAGTTAAAATTAAGATACATCACTGTTATTAAAATTCTCTAATTAAGAATCTGGAAAAACAAGAGGAACTAAGAATTGCTCACATGCATCTGAAAGAGCACCAGGAAATTATTGATCAACTCAGAGGGATTGTTTCTGAGAAGACAGATGAAATATCAAATATGCAGATGGATTTAGAAAATTCAAATGCTAAATTACAAGAAAAGGTATTGGGGGAAGGGAGGCTTATTTGATTGGATATCTGACTTATTTGTGCCTAAAATCCTTTGGGGATGTAAAATAGTTTAGCCACACTGGAAAATAGTTGGACCGTGTTTACTCACACTGAACGTATACCAGCCTGTGGCCCAGCATATACGAGTATGTacctaagagaaaagaatacaTACTTCCACATAAAGatgtgtacaagaatgttcatagcagctctaatcataatagtgaaaaactgaaaacaactcaaatgcctatCAACAGGAGAACGGATACATACATTGTGATTtgtaagttcaaaaacaggcaaactcATCTAGGATGATCAAGGTCAGAATAGTGGTTGGCTGGAGTAAGGGGGCACCCAGGAACCTCATGGGGTGctagaaatgttctgtattttaaTCTGGGCTGTAATTACAtagatgtatacatatgtcaGGAATAATTGAGCTATACACTTGAGATTAGTGTGCTTATGTATATTATACCTCAAAAGAAAGTAAATTCTGTGTGGAATTATGCAGAATATTGAGTCACATGGAAGCTTATTGTTTTAATCAACTTAGAAACTATTCTTGATACTTCCCTTAAAAACCATCTGTATCCTAACATGTTATTTTATGATTATCTTAAGATCCAAGAACTTAAGACAAATgaacatcaactttttaagttaaaagaagATGTCAGtgagacacagaaaaaaatatctgaaatagagaaattgaagaaacaaTTCAAGACCCAAAGTTTAACTCTGgataaaatggaaatggagaactCACAGCTGGCTCAGAAACTTCAtgaaaaccttgaagaaatgaaatctgtaatgaaagaaagagatagtCTAAGAGTAGTAGAAGAGAATCTCAAACTGGAGGGAGACCAACTCAAGGCAAACCTACAAGAAACCATAGTTAGAGTGAGTTATGCTCTTTCTTCCTATCCAGTAAACATGTTTTAAATACAAGAAGCCTCCTTCTCTTTTAAATCAATGGTactgttggtgaaaatgtaagTTATAACCTTTTAGGGAGACAGTTTGACAAtatcttattaaaaatgtttcagcATATACATTTGTTAAGGCACTTATACTTTAGCAACTTATCTTACCAATATATTCACACATTTGGGCAGAAATACAGCAGCATTCTCTGCAATACTGTTTGTGGTGAACAGACTctagaagcaatccaagtgtctgcCATAAGGCACTGGCTAAGTGGGGTTTGTCTGTATAATGGAATACTAAGCATAAGAATGGGGCACTTTTTATGTGACATTGATCCAGAAAGCTGTGCAAGTGGTCtgaaaggagaagagcaagaggcCCAGTTCAACAGGAAGCAGGACTGGGATGGGCGAGGGGAGAGACAGGAAGTTTTACTTGATATCCTTCTGTACTGTTCTGATTTggggtggtgtggtggtggtttTTAACTATGAACATGCATTTCTTAAGACTGTTTACCTAGTTCATCATTAAGAAAAGGTAATGTGTCTTTATATTATCATGTTTCTCAATTTCTGCTAATAATAAAGGATCTAGAAACACAACAAGAACTAAAAATTGCTCGTATGCATTTGAAAGAACACCAAGAAACTATTGATAAGTTGAGAGAAAGAGTTTCAGAAAACCAAGTCAAATTTCAAGTATTCAACatgatttaaataaatcaaaagatgAATTACAGAAAAAGGTATGTGTTTTGTTCTTTCGGGAGAAATTTTGTCTGAAATTATTTGTCAAATGAGAAAGGAGATAGAAGTTGATATGTAGACATAGGTATGTGCGCGTATGTAACAAATAGACACTGTTTTCCATCCTTGAAGGAATTCTGTTTGCATTCTAACTTGTTTTATACTTATCTCAAGATCCAAGAACTTCAGAAAAAAGAACTTCAGCTTCTTAAAATGCAATATGTCaataaaactcatttaaaaagtgaatgaaatggaacgATTCAAGAAGTAATTTGAAGCCAAAATTTCTCCATGCATAGTGTGGAAATGGATAACTTACATTTGACTAAGAAACTTCATGAAAGCCTTGAAGAAATAAGAATACCCCATCAGAGAGTAAATCATATGCTATTAGTTTGATAATTATGCCAAATTACAGTAACATAAAGTAGTTTGGTGGTGATGTAGAAATAGAggaatggaacagagtagagtgTTCGGGAGTACACTCAAATGAGTATGAGAACTTAGTGTATGATAGTGGTAGCAGTCAACTCAGTAGGGAAACGATGGTTTACTTAGTGTTTGCATCAGAACAACCAGCTAGCCATCTTGAAAACATAAGTCTGGACTCCTACTTCATTCATTAAACACAAATAAGTTCTGGGTAGACCgaaagaaacagacattttccaggaaaacctgcatgtgtgtgtatgtgaataatCTTATACATATGAACAAATTCAGGTGTTTGAAATCAGGTATTTGTGTACGtataaaaaactggaaataatttaaatgttcatTGGTAGGTGACAGGTTAATTAGTTTATAATACCTCCATGAAACAGGATGTATGTATCcatgaaaacaaaattatgaGACATCTGTGGGTTGATATTGAACAAGATCTGAAAAATgcattttcaagttaaaaaaaaaatttaaaagcagggGCCCAATGGCCACGTGGTTAAGTTCAGGTGACTCcgctctggtggcccaggtttgtggtttggatccagggtgtagacctacatcactcgtatAAAATggatgaagattggcacagatgttatctcagggctaatcttcctcagcaaaataaataaataaataaatgaacaatagCAAATAAAACAGAACTATATATTTGTTGTTATGTACCATCAAGTCAGCTCTGACTCCTGGCGACCCTATAAATGAGTAATGTCCGCAATATCCTCCTCAACAGCACTCCTCAGCTCCtatagactcatgcctatggcttctttatggagtcaatccatttCATATTTGGTCTtactcttttcctgctgccttctgcttttcccagtgttattgtcttttccaaagattcctgccttctcatgatgcgCCCAAAGTAGGGcagcctcagtttcatctttttcctccagcgatagttcaggcttaatttgctctaggacccacttgttcatctttccggcagtccagggtatccgtagagctctcctccaacaccatatttcaaatgaatccagttttttttcctgtgagcctTCTTCACACTCCAGCTTTCACACCAATACATAGTAATTGATAGTATGAgagtgtggataatcttggccttagtGTCTAATTTCCCTTCCTTACACTCGATCTCTCCTAATTCTTTCGTTGCTGcccttctgagtctcagtcttctcttggtttctggactacagtctccatttaaattgatgactgaaccaaggtaaacaaaatcatTAACAATTTAAACGTCTTCTTTGTCTACGTTAAAGTTGAGTACttcttctgtagtcatgatttctctcttcttgatgttcaaataCAGTCCTGTTTTGGCACTTTCTCCTTATGCACTATTTTGTGTGTACTTTCTTCTTACACACAATTGTGTGTATGATTTACTGTTTGTATAAACTGTATTTTCACATATTCTTAGAAACTTAAATTTGCAGAAGGATACTCTTGAAAGAGTTGAGTAGTCATCGCTTGAGAGTTAGTGTGGCTTCTGAGGTGGGGAAAATTACTCTTCCTTATGTCCCTTTGAATTTTTCCACATACTTGTATTTTTCAATGTAAAAACTAGGtaataaaaagaaagggaaagatatgTTACATGTATTACTCTAAAGAGTCAATTAACAAGTGTACTTTGTGTgactaatgttaatttaaaatgtaagtgCCTATTTAATATGCTTAGCACCATGGTaactagtaaataaaataaacactaatGCTTATGTAAAACCGGGCCATTTTTTAGTCCAAAAATCATCAGcttctaaatgaaaaaaagaataactatGTAAATTGAGTGTCATTCGGCTTCTCTTCTATGCTTTGTTAATGCAATCTGAAAACTTAATACCCGTATATGATCACCTTTGTCTTAAACTTGTATACTGTGATTCTGTCTCAAAGGCAGAccttatatatgtgtgtttttttaatagaaaattcaaGAGCTGGAAACTGCACTCCATGAAGCA
Coding sequences within:
- the LOC131402120 gene encoding centromere-associated protein E-like, giving the protein MERDQLSESLRELEAKNLEKQEELRIAHMHLKEHQEIIDQLRGIVSEKTDEISNMQMDLENSNAKLQEKIQELKTNEHQLFKLKEDVSETQKKISEIEKLKKQFKTQSLTLDKMEMENSQLAQKLHENLEEMKSVMKERDSLRVVEENLKLEGDQLKANLQETIVRDLETQQELKIARMHLKEHQETIDKLRERVSENQVKFQKIQELETALHEARKSAKDKKEKIIEMQREQEMTNDAIDKMLLKVDDTNKYLIKAKAIVQNLEENVALTAKLSKEVEYLQQAGESRLREEEKCQEVGEGKLLSRIKRCKEVTEM